A stretch of the Corythoichthys intestinalis isolate RoL2023-P3 chromosome 22, ASM3026506v1, whole genome shotgun sequence genome encodes the following:
- the LOC130911042 gene encoding chromosomal protein D1-like gives MEDEPKVLEEEQSNFPSQQESSEEISETVVVKRARGRPKGSKSPSPGSKKTLISTPDVNLMELVSGISNSSPTLGFENEDYTPKKRGRPKGTGTKRVSDNGTDKPKSGRGRPKGSGTKRKAENVTSEDESEGSFVKAPRIDGDNSPNGIAVPRGRGRPRKSSAERRPPPSADGSRRGRGRPKGSINKKPSVSLAIFQASRPRRKPVAPSRLVIRLPGKRSKRGRPRKVPQGRGRPRKYPLPEDSPKKTWKRVGRPRKNPVTGEALVRRGRGRPRKSDVVKRPYDGPPRKRGRPRKYPSGTRKDTTKPKVWKPLGRPRKYPLVEPPEGAPPPPRRTPGRPRKSQSKRGAHLRNPGSSPSPGRPKVTLNPDGTPRKRGRPKSIVRSEAQPDDAPYNHSDADATTPLEEREDGVEEQADDAPVYQRDEDGDMEQEAMVQE, from the exons ATGGAAGACGAGCCGAAAGTGCTTGAGGAAGAGCAAAGCAACTTTCCAAGCCAACAGGAGTCGAGCGAAGAAATTTCCGAGACTGTTGTGGTGAAAAGGGCCAGAGGAAGACCCAAAGGTTCCAA ATCACCCAGCCCTGGTTCCAAGAAAACTCTGATTAGCACACCTGACGTAAACCTGATGGAGCTCGTTTCGGGCATTTCCAACAGCAGCCCAACTCTAGGCTTTGAGAACGAAGATTATACGCCCAAGAAGAGGGGGCGGCCAAAGGGCACCGGCACCAAGCGCGTGTCTGACAATGGTACCGACAAGCCCAAAAGTGGGCGAGGGCGCCCCAAAGGATCCGGCACCAAGCGCAAGGCAGAAAACGTCACGAGCGAAGACGAGAGCGAGGGCTCCTTTGTGAAGGCGCCGCGCATTGATGGCGATAACTCTCCCAATGGTATCGCCGTCCCGCGCGGCAGAGGAAGACCGAGGAAGAGCAGCGCCGAGCGGCGCCCGCCGCCCTCTGCCGACGGCTCCAGGAGAGGCCGGGGCCGACCCAAAGGTTCCATCAACAAGAAGCCGTCCGTGTCGTTGGCGATCTTCCAAGCGAGCCGCCCGCGCAGAAAGCCGGTCGCGCCTTCACGGTTGGTCATACGCCTCCCCGGGAAACGCAGCAAGCGGGGAAGACCTAGGAAGGTACCTCAAGGTAGGGGCCGGCCCAGGAAGTACCCTCTTCCGGAGGACTCCCCCAAAAAAACCTGGAAGCGCGTGGGGAGGCCTCGAAAAAATCCTGTCACGGGGGAAGCCCTCGTCCGTCGGGGAAGAGGCCGCCCGCGCAAGTCGgacgttgtcaaacgtccttacgACGGACCCCCGCGTAAAAGAGGCCGCCCCAGGAAGTACCCCTCCGGCACCCGGAAAGATACGACCAAGCCCAAAGTGTGGAAGCCCCTCGGGAGGCCCAGGAAGTATCCTCTAGTGGAACCCCCCGAGGGAGCACCCCCGCCGCCTCGTCGCACGCCCGGTCGGCCACGCAAGTCCCAGTCCAAGCGAGGCGCCCACCTACGCAACCCCGGCTCGTCGCCATCGCCGGGACGCCCCAAGGTGACGCTGAACCCGGACGGCACGCCACGGAAAAGGGGTCGCCCCAAGAGCATAGTCCGCAGCGAAGCTCAGCCGGACGACGCCCCCTACAACCATTCCGACGCCGATGCCACCACCCCGTTGGAGGAACGTGAGGACGGGGTGGAGGAGCAAGCCGACGACGCCCCCGTCTATCAGAGGGATGAGGATGGCGACATGGAACAAGAGGCCATGGTCCAGGAGTGA